A stretch of the Lactuca sativa cultivar Salinas chromosome 9, Lsat_Salinas_v11, whole genome shotgun sequence genome encodes the following:
- the LOC111895466 gene encoding peptidyl-prolyl cis-trans isomerase CYP37, chloroplastic, whose product MTMRPAKTCNNLAMAAPLSSSLMSPKVSINVSINSSVFRRYCVSTRSLILLNKTPARSPQAQPKLISCIFSKIDNSTECSDHKKTITKLYMPVLERGIMRLGATISVILVVIQLVSPVPLSRWDPSFLPPAKAVLYSPDTKVPRTGELALRKAIPANTNMKSIQNSLEELSYLLRIPQRKPFGTMESNVKKALKIAVDEKESILSSIPSDQREKGLEIYASLIDGKGGLQTLLGYIKEKDPDRVSVALASSLDSIAQIELLQAPGLSFLLPAQYSNYPRLTGRAIVEFVVEKGDGSSFTPQAGGIPIKSAKIQVVLDGYSAPLTTGNFAKLVVDGAYNGMTLKCTDQAILSDNGINKSIGYSVPLEIMPSGQFEPLYKTTLSIQDGELPVLPLSVYGAVAMAHDDASEEYSSPNQFFFYLYDKSYSGLGGLSFDEGQFSVFGYTTIGRDILPQIKTGDVVRSAKLLEGQDNLVLPVEKL is encoded by the exons ATGACGATGAGACCCGCCAAAACCTGCAACAATTTGGCCATGGCGGCTCCATTATCTTCGTCACTCATGTCCCCTAAAGTTTCGATTAATGTCTCCATTAACTCCTCTGTTTTCAGAAGGTATTGTGTCTCCACACGGTCATTGATCCTGCTCAACAAAACTCCGGCGAGATCACCTCAGGCTCAGCCGAAGCTCATTAGCTGCATTTTCTCCAAAATTGACAACTCAACT GAATGTTCAGACCACAAAAAAACCATCACCAAACTATACATGCCTGTTTTAGAGCGTGGAATTATGAGATTAGGAGCTACAATCTCTGTCATTCTTGTTGTCATTCAACTCGTATCTCCAGTGCCCTTGTCCAGATGGGATCCCTCATTTCTTCCACCTGCTAAAGCAGTGCTATACTCTCCAGACACAAAGGTTCCCAGAACTGGAGAATTAGCTTTGAGAAAAGCCATCCCTGCAAACACAAACATGAAAAGTATACAG aaTTCTCTTGAGGAACTGTCATACTTGCTCAGGATTCCTCAAAGAAAACCTTTTGGAACAATGGAGAGTAATGTAAAGAAAGCTCTAAAG ATTGCAGTTGATGAAAAGGAATCTATTTTGTCAAGCATCCCATCTGATCAGAGGGAAAAGGGGCTTGAAATTTATGCTTCTCTTATTGATGGGAAG GGGGGATTGCAGACTCTTCTTGGATATATAAAGGAAAAGGATCCGGATAGAGTATCAGTAGCTCTTGCATCTTCACTGGATTCTATTGCCCAGATTGAGCTCCTACAG GCTCCTGGGCTATCTTTCTTATTACCTGCACAATATTCAAATTATCCTAG GCTCACAGGAAGAGCAATTGTAGAATTTGTGGTTGAAAAAGGAGATGGATCATCATTTACTCCACAAGCTGGTGGTATACCAATAAAATCTGCTAAAATCCAG GTTGTCCTAGATGGATATTCAGCACCCTTGACAACAGGAAATTTTGCAAAACTG GTAGTTGATGGGGCATATAATGGGATGACGCTAAAATGCACCGATCAAGCAATTCTCTCAGACAATGGAATTAACAAGAGTATTGGTTATAGTGTTCCTTTGGAGATAATGCCATCTGGACAATTTGAGCCACTTTATAAAACAACATTAAGCATACAG GATGGAGAATTGCCTGTGCTTCCATTATCTGTATATGGTGCAGTTGCTATGGCCCACGATGATGCATCTGAAGAATACTCATCACCAAATCAATTCTTCTTCTATCTCTATGATAAAAGCTAT TCTGGCTTAGGAGGCTTATCTTTTGATGAGGGCCAGTTTTCTGTATTCGG ATATACAACTATCGGAAGAGATATTCTCCCTCAGATCAAGACTGGCGATGTCGTTCGTTCTGCAAAGCTTCTAGAAGGTCAAGATAACCTCGTATTGCCGGTTGAAAA GTTATAA